A genomic segment from Ptychodera flava strain L36383 chromosome 23 unlocalized genomic scaffold, AS_Pfla_20210202 Scaffold_23__1_contigs__length_28996876_pilon, whole genome shotgun sequence encodes:
- the LOC139123770 gene encoding uncharacterized protein: MYNYVALNKVQLYFSAITLSALTISDPPDYSITTFDTVELTYSVTLTNSVDNEDTVSTINVYLSDDNAMTTTSDPFDTTGDFPITVPASSSGGGVVTENDLKTKVIADVSQCSDYTYICAKELTSDTHDCVLISASGGIDCSNIGVADDTFKITSPADYTITTTTEVTLTYDIKLENSGGDLDIDVTGINLYLADDNDMTTKSAPFESIGNFPIKVGANDDNEVSGLTATVIADAEQCLLYKKICVQVLPNEDTQCLASDDIDCSVVSVEEKSFVITSPSPSDITYTTYKDTEITFDLQVTATVDEASVTGVNVYFTNDIDSEERVKSDPVLATGGAPTPEEPKPIDHQASEPTDIPNCEAKLKLDDDNCADYTLLCISLSADGGVEGEECIPLGEEENQGGTPDCSEESGSAKLGIHALEMFTSLLVVLVVQRI, encoded by the exons ATGTATAATTACGTCGCCCTAAACAAAGTTCAATTGTATTTTTCAGCCATAACTCTGTCTGCTTTGACAATATCCGACCCACCTGATTACTCAATCACGACATTTGATACCGTCGAATTGACATATTCAGTCACTCTAACAAATTCCGTGGACAACGAGGACACAGTTTCGACCATCAACGTCTACCTCTCCGATGATAATGCAATGACAACAACGTCAGACCCATTTGATACTACTGGTGACTTCCCGATAACTGTTCCAGCCTCCAGTTCTGGAGGAGGAGTTGTCACTGAGAACGACCTGAAAACAAAGGTCATAGCTGATGTTTCACAATGCTCTGATTACACTTACATTTGTGCCAAAGAGCTGACGTCGGATACACACGATTGTGTTCTCATTTCAGCATCTGGCGGAATCGACTGTTCAA ACATTGGTGTCGCTGATGACACTTTTAAGATCACATCTCCAGCAGACTACACAATAACAACCACAACGGAAGTTACACTCACATATGATATCAAATTAGAAAATTCTGGCGGTGATCTTGACATTGACGTCACGGGAATCAATCTCTATCTTGCCGACGACAACGATATGACCACAAAGTCCGCACCCTTTGAAAGTATTGGTAATTTTCCGATAAAAGTTGGAGCAAACGATGACAACGAAGTTTCCGGTTTGACGGCTACTGTAATCGCTGACGCCGAACAGTGTCTTCTTTACAAGAAGATATGTGTCCAGGTGCTCCCGAATGAGGATACTCAGTGCCTCGCCAGCGACGACATAGACTGCTCTG TTGTTAGTGTGGAAGAAAAGTCGTTTGTGATAACGTCACCGAGTCCATCAGATATCACGTACACTACCTACAAAGACACAGAAATCACATTCGACTTGCAAGTTACAGCAACTGTTGACGAAGCTTCAGTAACAGGCGTCAATGTGTACTTCACAAATGACATAGACAGTGAGGAGCGAGTCAAATCCGATCCTGTTCTCGCCACTGGTGGCGCACCAACACCGGAAGAACCCAAACCCATTGACCATCAAGCCTCAGAGCCGACTGACATACCGAACTGCGAAGCAAAGCTGAAGTTGGACGACGACAACTGCGCTGACTACACTCTTCTTTGCATATCACTGTCCGCTGATGGCGGGGTTGAAGGTGAAGAGTGCATTCCATTGGGCGAAGAAGAAAACCAAGGAGGAACACCTGACTGTTCAGAAG AAAGTGGTAGTGCAAAGCTAGGAATTCATGCCTTGGAAATGTTTACCAGTTTGCTCGTAGTTTTGGTTGTCCAACGGATTTAA